The sequence below is a genomic window from Luteimonas sp. MC1825.
TCTTCAGGTACTGCTGGTTGAGCCAGCCGAGCTTGGCCATGTCCAGGCGCGCGGCCTTGGCGTTGACGTCCTTGAGGTCGAACAGCGCCTTCAGCTCGTCGATGGAGAAGATCTCCTGGTCGCCGTGCGACCAGCCCAGGCGCGCCAGGTAGTTGAGCAGTGCGTGCGGCAGGTAGCCGGCGTCGCGGTACTGCATGACGTCGGCCGCGCCGGTGCGCTTGGAAAGCTTGGCGCCCTGTTCGTCGAGGATCATCGGCAGGTGCGAGAACGCCGGCACCTCGGCACCCAGCGCGCGGTAGATGTTGATCTGGCGCGGAGTGTTGTTGACATGGTCGTCTCCGCGCACCACGTCGCTGATGCGCATGTCGAGGTCGTCGACGACCACCGCGAAGTTGTAGGTCGGGTAGCCGTCGGGGCGGAAGATCACCAGGTCGTCGAGTTCGGTGTTGCTGATCTCGATGCGGCCCTTGACCTTGTCCTCCCACGCGACCACGCCATCCAGCGGGTTCTTCAGGCGGATGACGCGGTTGGGATCGTCGCGGTACGGCGCGCCCTGCTCGCGGTAGGCGCCGTTGTAGCGCGGCTTCTCGCCCTTTGACATCGCCACTTCGCGCATGGCGTCGAGCTCGTCCTTGGACTCGTAGGCGTAGTACGCCTGCCCGGCCGCGACCAGCTGTTCGGCCACCTCGCGATAGCGGTCGACGCGCGCGGTCTGGTAGATCGGGCCCTCGTCGTAATCCAGGCCTAGCCACTCCATTGCCTCGAGGATCGCGTCGATCGCACCCTGGGTGCTGCGCTCGCGGTCGGTGTCCTCGATGCGAAGGATGAACTGCCCGCCGCGGCGGCGCGCCTCCAGCCAGCAGTACAGCGCGGTGCGGGCGCCGCCGATGTGCAGGTAGCCGGTGGGGCTGGGGGCGAAGCGGGTGCGGACGGTCATGGTGTTTGCTGTGATCCAGGAGAACGGGGATTTTAGCCTCGTAGGCCGCCGACGCGCCGTGCCATGGCCGGCGTCGCGATGTCTCACCCTACAATCCGCCGCATGGCCACCCTCTTCGTCTCCGACCTGCACCTCGATCCGGCGCGCCCGGACATCACCCGCCTGTTCGGCGCGTTCCTTGACGGCGAAGCCCGCAGCGCCGACGCCCTTTACATCCTCGGCGACCTGTTCGAAGCCTGGGTGGGCGATGACGACCCGTCGGAGACCGGCGCGTTCGTGGCCGAGCGCCTCGCCGCGCTCGCCGCGTCGGGCGTGCCGGTGCATTTCATGCACGGCAACCGCGATTTTCTGCTGGGTGCCGCCTACGCGCGCCGTGCCGGCATGCACCTGCTGGACGACCCGACCGTCATCGCCCTGCACGGACGGCGCGCACTCCTGATGCACGGCGACACGCTGTGCATCGATGACCTCGCCTACCAGCAGTTCCGCGCGCAGACCCGCAACCCGGCGTGGCAGGCGCAGTTCCTCGCGCAACCGCTCGCGGCGAGGCTCGCCTTCGCCCACCAGGCGCGCGCCGCCAGCCAGGCGCGCCAGGGCGAACTGCGCGACGCCGGCACCATGGAAGCGATCACCGACGCCGCACCAAGCGCCGTCGAGGCCGCATTCCGCGAGCATGGCGTGGACCTGCTGATCCACGGCCACACCCACCGCCCCGCGGTCCACGTGCTGGATGTCGACGCCCGCGCCTGCACGCGCGTGGTGCTCGGCGACTGGTACGAGCAGGGATCGGTGTTGCGCGTGGATGCCGATGGCATGCGCCTGGACAGCCTGGAGGCCTGACCGCGCGACCGCCAGCGATCAGCCCGAAATCTGTACCAGCGCCGCCAGCTCGTTCTCGCTGAAACCCGCCGCGCTGCGCGCATCGACGTTGAACGGCCCGTGCAGCACCGCGCGCGCGTACTCGACCAGCAATGCGCGGAAGCGCGGCTCCGGATCGATGCCCTCGCGCTCGCAGCACCAGCGGAACCAGCGGCTGCCGGCGGCCACGTGCGCGATCTCCTCGCGCAGGATCACCTCCAGGATGTCGGCCGTCGCATGGTCGCCCAGCGCGCGCAGCTTCACGATCATCCCAGGCGTCACGTCCAGCCCGCGCGCCTCGAGCACCCGCGGCACCAGCGCCATGCGCGCCAGCACGTCGTGCGCGGTCTTCTCGGCCATTTCCCACAGCCCGTTGTGCGCGCCGAAATCGCCGTAGTCGAAGCCCATCGCCTGCAGGCGCGTGCGCAGCATCGTGAAGTGCCGCGCCTCGTCGTCGGCCACCATCACCCAGTCGGCGTAGTACTGCGCCGGCATGCCGCGGAAGCGATAGACCGCGTCCCAGCCGAGGTCGATGGCGTTGAACTCGATGTGCGCGATCGCGTGGATGAACGCCGCGCGCCCCTCATCGCTGCCGAAGCCCCTGCGCGGCAACTCGCGCGGGTGCACCAGGCGCGGGCGCGGCGGGCGGCCGGGCATCGCGATGGGCCGTGGCGCTGGCGCGTCGGCATCGATCGCGAACCCGCCGATCCGGAACGCGTCGGCAGCCGCGTGCGTCGCGGCCACCTTGTCCTCCGGGGAGGCCGCGGCGAGGCAGTCGCGCGCGTGGTCGAACAGCGAGGCGCCCACGCTCAGGCGCCGACGCGGCGCTTCTTCTTCGCCTCGTCGGAGCGCAGCTGGCGCAGGCGCTCGAAGTAGCCCGGCTCGATGCCGGTCACGTACTCGCCGCTGAAACAGGAGCTGTCGAACTTCTTGCCGGGGAACTTGTGCCCGGCCACCGCGGATTCGAGGTCGGCGAGGTCCTGGTAGACCAGCCAGTCGCAGCCCAGCAATTCCTCGATCTCCTTCTCGCTGCGGCCATTCGCCACCAGCTCCTCGACCGACGGCATGTCGATGCCGTAGATGTTCGGATAGCGCACCGGCGGCGCCGCGGAGGCCAGGTAGACCTTGCGCGCGCCGGCATCGCGCGCCATCTGCACGATCTGCCTGGACGTGGTGCCGCGCACGATGGAATCGTCCACCAGCAGCACCACGCGGTTGCGGAACTCGAGCGGGATGGGATTGAGCTTGCGGCGCACGGATTTCGCCCGCTCCACCTGCCCCGGCATGATGAAGGTGCGGCCCACGTAGCGGTTCTTGATGAAGCCCTCGCGGTACTTCACGTTGAGCACGTTGGCGAGCTCGAGCGCGGAATCGCGCGAGGTGTCGGGGATCGGGATCACCACGTCGATGTCGTGGTCGGGCCGCTCGCGCAGGATCTTCTCGCCCAGCGTCACGCCCATGCGCATGCGCGCCTTGTGCACCGAGATGTTCTCGATCATCGAGTCCGGGCGCGCGAAATACACGTATTCGAAGATGCACGGCGCATGCTCGGCCGGCTCCGCGCACTGCCGCGCATGCAGCTCGCCGCGCGCGGTGATCACGATGCCCTCGCCCGGCGCCACGTCGCGCAGGTGCTCGAAGCCAAGGATGTCGAGCGCCACGGATTCCGAGGCCACGCAGTATTCGGTGCCTTCCGCGGTCTCCCGCTTGCCGAGCACCAGCGGGCGGATGCCGTTGCGGTCGCGGAACGCGACCAGGCCCAGCCCGAGCACCACCGCCACCACGGAAAACCCGCCCTTCGCACGGCGCATCACGCCTTCCACGGCATCGAACGCGGTCTCCGGCGACAGCGCGCGGCTGCGGTCGAGCTCATGCGCGAACACGTTGAGCAGGACCTCGGAATCGGACTGGGTGTTGACGTTGCGGCGGTCGGTCTCGAACACTTCGCGGCGCAGCGCGTCGGTGTTGACCAGGTTCCCGTTGTGCGCCAGCGCGATGCCGAATGGCGAATTGACGTAGAACGGCTGCGCCTCGTCGCTGCCCTCCGAGCCCGCGGTCGGGTAGCGGCAGTGGCCGATGCCCACGCGGCCATCCAGCAGCGCCATGGCGCGCGCATCGAAGACATCGCGCACCAGGCCGTTGCCCTTGTGCACGCGCAGCTGGGTGCCAACCGCGGTGGCAATGCCCGCGGCGTCCTGGCCGCGGTGCTGGAGCACGGTCAGGCCGTCGTACAGCGCGGGTGCGACTTCAGTGGTGCCAACGATGCCGACGATGCCGCACATGGGGTCCTGCCAAGGTCTGGAATGGAGCGATGGAAAGGATCAGCCGAAGGGTCGACCGCAGGACTCAGGGATGCGCGCGCACCAGGCCGTCGATGCCCTGCGAAGACTTGATCCGCGCCTTGAGCTGGTCCGCTTCGGCGCGGGTGAGCACCGGACCGGCCTTGACGCGCGTGAGTGCGCCCTTGTCGGTCTGCACGGTGTCGGTGAATGCACCGATGCCGGCAGCCCGAAGGCGGTCACGCAGCGCCTGCGCATCCGCGGCGTTGCCGAACGCGCCGAGCTGCACGGCGAAACCGGTGCCGGCGGCGGCGGCGGGTGGCGTGGCGGCGGGCGCGGGCACCGCGGAAACTGTGGAGGGCGTGCTGGCCGCCGGCTTCGCCGGTGCCGGAGCCGTGGCGACTGGCCTGGCCGCGGGCGTGGCGGACGGGCGCGCGTCGAGCGCGACCACCTGCGCCTGCGCACGCGAACCGATGCCGCCGGCGGTGATGCGCGCCGATTCGGCGTCCGCGCGCGAGGCGTAGGGACCGATGCGCACGCGCCAGGCGTCGCGACCGTTGACCGTGGTTTCCTCCACGTAGCCCGGCAGGCTGGCCTTGCGCAGGCGATCGACGACCGCGCCGGCGTCGGCGCGCGTGGCGTAGGCGCCGAAGCTCACCACGTAGTCGCCACCGGCAGTGGCGGCCGGCAGGCGCTGCGCGGGCGCGGCGGCGACGGGCTTTGGCGCATCCACGGGCTTCGCTGCCGCGACTGCAGGGGTTACAGCCGGCGTGGGAACCACAGCCGCGGCTGGCGCTGCGGCAGCGGCCGCGGGATCGGGCGGCAGCGGCGTTGCCACCACGCCGTCTTCCTCGACCAGCGGCTGCGCGCTGGACAGGTCGGCGGCGTCGTCGGAGCGTGCGCCCGCGGGCGTCGGCGCAGTGGCGGTGTCGACCGTCGCCAGGCTGCCGTCATCGGCGAGCAGGCCTGCGCTGCTGGTGGCATTGGGCACCACCAGCGGCAGGTCGCGCGTTGCGTACTGGCCGCCGGGCGCCGACGGCACCTGCAGCGACAGGTCGGACACGCCGCTGTCCGGGGCCGGGCCCTGGACAAGCATCGGCAGGAAGATCACCGCAAGCGCGATCA
It includes:
- a CDS encoding SPOR domain-containing protein — protein: MDSGLKQRLIGAAVLIALAVIFLPMLVQGPAPDSGVSDLSLQVPSAPGGQYATRDLPLVVPNATSSAGLLADDGSLATVDTATAPTPAGARSDDAADLSSAQPLVEEDGVVATPLPPDPAAAAAAPAAAVVPTPAVTPAVAAAKPVDAPKPVAAAPAQRLPAATAGGDYVVSFGAYATRADAGAVVDRLRKASLPGYVEETTVNGRDAWRVRIGPYASRADAESARITAGGIGSRAQAQVVALDARPSATPAARPVATAPAPAKPAASTPSTVSAVPAPAATPPAAAAGTGFAVQLGAFGNAADAQALRDRLRAAGIGAFTDTVQTDKGALTRVKAGPVLTRAEADQLKARIKSSQGIDGLVRAHP
- the purF gene encoding amidophosphoribosyltransferase, whose protein sequence is MCGIVGIVGTTEVAPALYDGLTVLQHRGQDAAGIATAVGTQLRVHKGNGLVRDVFDARAMALLDGRVGIGHCRYPTAGSEGSDEAQPFYVNSPFGIALAHNGNLVNTDALRREVFETDRRNVNTQSDSEVLLNVFAHELDRSRALSPETAFDAVEGVMRRAKGGFSVVAVVLGLGLVAFRDRNGIRPLVLGKRETAEGTEYCVASESVALDILGFEHLRDVAPGEGIVITARGELHARQCAEPAEHAPCIFEYVYFARPDSMIENISVHKARMRMGVTLGEKILRERPDHDIDVVIPIPDTSRDSALELANVLNVKYREGFIKNRYVGRTFIMPGQVERAKSVRRKLNPIPLEFRNRVVLLVDDSIVRGTTSRQIVQMARDAGARKVYLASAAPPVRYPNIYGIDMPSVEELVANGRSEKEIEELLGCDWLVYQDLADLESAVAGHKFPGKKFDSSCFSGEYVTGIEPGYFERLRQLRSDEAKKKRRVGA
- the lpxH gene encoding UDP-2,3-diacylglucosamine diphosphatase, whose amino-acid sequence is MATLFVSDLHLDPARPDITRLFGAFLDGEARSADALYILGDLFEAWVGDDDPSETGAFVAERLAALAASGVPVHFMHGNRDFLLGAAYARRAGMHLLDDPTVIALHGRRALLMHGDTLCIDDLAYQQFRAQTRNPAWQAQFLAQPLAARLAFAHQARAASQARQGELRDAGTMEAITDAAPSAVEAAFREHGVDLLIHGHTHRPAVHVLDVDARACTRVVLGDWYEQGSVLRVDADGMRLDSLEA
- the gltX gene encoding glutamate--tRNA ligase translates to MTVRTRFAPSPTGYLHIGGARTALYCWLEARRRGGQFILRIEDTDRERSTQGAIDAILEAMEWLGLDYDEGPIYQTARVDRYREVAEQLVAAGQAYYAYESKDELDAMREVAMSKGEKPRYNGAYREQGAPYRDDPNRVIRLKNPLDGVVAWEDKVKGRIEISNTELDDLVIFRPDGYPTYNFAVVVDDLDMRISDVVRGDDHVNNTPRQINIYRALGAEVPAFSHLPMILDEQGAKLSKRTGAADVMQYRDAGYLPHALLNYLARLGWSHGDQEIFSIDELKALFDLKDVNAKAARLDMAKLGWLNQQYLKSDAPADIAKHLEWHLRAAGYDLAAGPAPADVVLALRDRVQTLKDMAERAAVWYQPLTEYDAAAVAKHLTAAAGMPLAEARVRFEALPEWSAEAIHGALQAVAEALGIGMGKVAQPLRVAITGTQVSPDIAHTVYLAGRDEALKRIDAAIARTG
- a CDS encoding ferritin-like domain-containing protein, encoding MSVGASLFDHARDCLAAASPEDKVAATHAAADAFRIGGFAIDADAPAPRPIAMPGRPPRPRLVHPRELPRRGFGSDEGRAAFIHAIAHIEFNAIDLGWDAVYRFRGMPAQYYADWVMVADDEARHFTMLRTRLQAMGFDYGDFGAHNGLWEMAEKTAHDVLARMALVPRVLEARGLDVTPGMIVKLRALGDHATADILEVILREEIAHVAAGSRWFRWCCEREGIDPEPRFRALLVEYARAVLHGPFNVDARSAAGFSENELAALVQISG